In a single window of the Gadus chalcogrammus isolate NIFS_2021 chromosome 20, NIFS_Gcha_1.0, whole genome shotgun sequence genome:
- the tmem198a gene encoding transmembrane protein 198-B, which produces MTLTSQLLPFKLDPPGLLGEAEAGLRCEQEIERRYQIVPSVVCSMCCLFGVIYCFFGYRCFKAVMFLTGLMFGSVVIFMLCYKERVMDTQLSVEASVGIGLGIGTLCGLVTMLVRSVGLFMVGLLLGLLMGVVSLVVMEEFYHPQTVWVPLGVLLGSGTLFAVLTLQWQRCFVTLSTATFGAAVITVTVDYFIELFALVYYIYERLKVAPKRPVCWFTWVILGVWPVLALLGVLIQWKVTAEGYSHTELVLSRQQRRVQLMRIHQREERVKKEKESKKKKKKQGQKPSLKAGQKSQSLHHHHHHSSSGGGGGSSSSGSHQQYHHPSASHPHHQTQGSHSTKAPPPQTEPGYHRKTNPVRRFDGDVLSPSYIRSFRDRQTDRRAYSHTRISRSRMAELDYDCGSQVPLTAPSGPPVCV; this is translated from the exons atGACACTGACCAGCCAGCTGTTGCCCTTCAAGCTGGACCCCCCCGGCCTGCtgggggaggcggaggcgggGCTGAGGTGCGAGCAGGAGATCGAGCGGCGCTACCAGATTGTGCCGTCGGTGGTGTGCTCCATGTGCTGCCTCTTCGGCGTCATCTACTGCTTCTTCG GCTACCGCTGCTTCAAGGCGGTGATGTTCCTGACGGGACTGATGTTCGGCTCGGTGGTGATCTTCATGCTGTGCTACAAGGAGCGTGTGATGGACACTCAGCTGAGCGTGGAGGCCTCGGTGGGCATCGGCCTGGGCATCGGCACGCTGTGCGGCCTGGTCACCATGCTGGTGCGCAGCGTGGGGCTGTTCATGGTgggcctgctgctggggctACTGATGGGCGTGGTTTCCCTGGTG GTGATGGAGGAGTTCTACCACCCCCAGACGGTGTGGGTGCCCCTGGGAGTCCTGCTGGGCTCCGGGACCCTGTTCGCCGTGCTGACCCTGCAGTGGCAGCGCTGCTTCGTCACGCTGTCCACCGCTACCTTCGGGGCGGCCGTCATCACCGTCACCGTGGACTACTTCATCGAGCTGTTCGCCCTGGTTTACTACATCTACGAAAGGCTCAAG GTGGCGCCAAAGAGGCCCGTGTGTTGGTTCACCTGGGTCATCCTGGGGGTGTGGCCTGTGCTGGCCCTCCTGGGTGTGCTCATCCAATGGAAAGTCACCGCCGAGGGATACTCCCACACAGAGC tGGTCCTGAGCAGGCAGCAGCGCCGGGTGCAGTTGATGCGTATCCACCAGCGGGAGGAGCgcgtgaagaaggagaaggagagcaagaagaagaagaagaagcagggcCAGAAGCCCAGCCTCAAGGCGGGCCAGAAGAGCCAgtccctgcaccaccaccaccaccacagcagcagcggcggaggcggcggcagcagcagcagtggcagcCACCAGCAGTACCACCACCCGTCAGcgtcccacccccaccaccagaccCAGGGCTCCCACTCCACCaaggcccccccgccccagacCGAGCCCGGGTACCACCGCAAGACCAACCCCGTGCGGCGATTCGACGGGGACGTGCTGTCGCCG agcTATATCCGGAGCttcagggacagacagacggatagacggGCCTACTCCCACACCAGGATCAGCCGCTCCCGCATGGCGGAGCTCGACTACGACTGTGGCTCCCAGGTGCCCCTCACGGCCCCTAGCGGGCCCCCAGTATGCGTCTGA